The following coding sequences are from one Anolis sagrei isolate rAnoSag1 chromosome 6, rAnoSag1.mat, whole genome shotgun sequence window:
- the MRPL45 gene encoding large ribosomal subunit protein mL45 has product MAASMQAVVRKLSMRAYLQGTECLLNPARLTPSSLVIPVRTKRRHFIPPSVNAKYSSPEDQRKHARAAGVVIPNEPVMRPINVACTAGIFESYVPPEGDARISSLSKEGLKQRAEQVKQTATSQLAIRKIKDYDPDFSTKTFAEKAQDIFIEAHNNFTNFNKQKLHSLVTEYCYPDMVRGNRYKTIRWSFLESLEPPRVVHVRCPTMVSKDNLYGQVTVRMHSRQTLAVYDQFGRLMYGGENIPKDVLEYLVFERHLVNRYGQWRLHGKIVPVWAPPKDHIIKTVMIPGPKLDPSQEYEEIISASAPQT; this is encoded by the exons ATGGCGGCCTCGATGCAGGCTGTGGTGAGGAAGCTCTCAATGCGCGCTTATTTGCAG GGCACCGAGTGCTTGTTGAATCCTGCTCGCTTGACTCCATCTTCTCTTGTGATCCCAGTGAGAACAAAAAGACGGCATTTCATTCCCCCTTCAGTCAATGCAAAGTATTCCTCACCAGAAGACCAGAGGAAGCATGCCCGGGCTGCTGGGGTGGTGATCCCAAATGAACCAGTGATGCGACCTATAAATGTTGCCTGCACAG CTGGCATCTTTGAGTCTTATGTTCCTCCAGAAGGGGATGCGCGTATCTCATCTTTGTCAAAAGAAGGGCTCAAGCAAAGGGCAGAGCAGGTCAAGCAGACGGCAACTTCACAGCTGGC AATCCGAAAGATTAAAGATTATGATCCTGATTTCAGCACCAAAACCTTTGCAGAAAAAGCCCAGGATATATTTATTGAAGCTCACAATAATTTCACAAA CTTTAACAAACAGAAGCTGCACTCTTTAGTGACTGAATACTGTTACCCG GATATGGTACGAGGAAACAGATACAAGACTATCCGGTGGAGTTTTTTGGAGTCCCTGGAGCCCCCTCGGGTGGTTCATGTGCGATGCCCCACTATGGTGAGCAAAGACAACCTGTACGGACAAGTCACAGTACGAATGCACAGCCGGCAG ACTCTTGCCGTCTATGACCAGTTTGGGAGACTGATGTATGGTGGGGAGAATATACCAAAGGATGTTCTGGAATATCTTGTTTTTGAGAGGCATCTGGTCAACCGATATGGCCAGTGGAGGCTACATGGCAAGATTGTTCCAGTTTGGGCTCCTCCTAAAGATCACATCATCAAG ACTGTTATGATCCCAGGACCGAAACTAGACCCATCACAAGAATATGAAGAAATCATCAGTGCATCAGCCCCACAGACATAA